GCAGTAAGAACCGTATAATACTCTTTTAAAAGTTTGGCTGTTAGTAATTTAATATTGGTTTCTATATCGTCTACTACTAATATTGTGGTCATAAGATTAAATTCTTGTTTTTAAAGGAAATAATTTGTATACTTATACTTTAATTTTAAGTCTTAAACATAGTATAATATATGAAAGTTTCAGCAAATTCAATTAGAACAGGTAACATATTAGTTTATAATAATGATTTATGGGTTGTAAGCAAAACGCCGGAACATACGCAACCTGGGAAAGGTGGAGCTTATGTACAAGTTGAGATGAAAAATGTAAAAACAGGGGTAAAACGTAACGAAAGATTCAGTTCTTCCAATTATTTAGAAAAAGCTGCGCTTGAACAAAAAGATTATCAATTTTTATATTTTGAAGGTGATGATTTAGTATTGATGGATACAAAACATTTTGACCAAATAAATGTTCCCAAGGGGATTTTAGAAGAAAAATTACCTTTCTTAACTGAAAATATGATAGTTAAAGTCGAATTTTATAATGAAAAGCCTTTAAATATTGAGCTTCCTCCAACCGTTATAATTGAGATTAGTGAAACTGATCCGGTAATAAAGGGAGCAACTGCTAACGCTTCTTATAAATCAGCAATTTTAACAAATGGTATTAAAGTTAAAGTACCGCAATATTTAGAAATAGGGGAAAAAATTGTTGTCAAAACTGATGATATGACATATGTCGAAAGAGCCAAATAAGTCTACTAAGATAGAACTTCAAAAATTGGTGTAGTTGTTCTAAAAGAGAGCTACAGTATGAACTATAAAGTATACATTGCGTTCCAAGGACTTTGCACTCCCTTGCTCTTTGTTGAAGTTGATCTTCGTATACTGTTTTTACTTTAATATTAATTAGATGCAACCTATAACTAATTTATTGATTAATGTCCTGCGTAAAGCAGTTAAGTTTTTGCATAGAGATTTTTTAGAACTCGAAATGCTGCAAAGAAATTCTGTAAGAAATGAAGAATTTTGCACGCGGTCTTATTTAAAATTGAAAACTTTATTATGTGAAGAATTACAAAAACATACACAATATTTATTTTTTCCGGAGGATAAATTCGATTTAAATAATAATTATGATAGTGTGTTTTTAATGAACCCTATAGATAGTGTAAATAATTTCGCTAGAAGTATACCTTTTTTTGCGATATCTGTAACTTATTTAAAAAGGAATCAAGGAGTTTTGACTCCTACTTCTACAATAGTATATTTCCCCGCTCTTAATGAAATTTATTATGCTGAAAAAGGTAAAGGAGCTTGGATAGAAAAAAATAATTTATACTCTAATTATCAAAGATTAAGGCTTAGAGTTTCTGATAATGCTGATTTAAAGAACTGTTTAGCAATTATTGAAGATTTAAATCATAATGATTTGGGAGAGGTAGATAATATTAGATCTTTTGGCTCTCCTTGCTATGCGGCTACACTTATAGCATCAGGTAAAGCAGATTTAATATGTTTATCATTATTAAATTTTACATTATATTATGCATTTGACCTTCTTATTAAGGAAGCAGGCGGTATAATTATGGATTCTAGCGATAAATTTATGTATTCAAATCGCTATATTGCAAAGCAACTTAAAAAATATTAGACAAGAAATTATTTTAGTATTTGCATTTTTATTGTGAGAATATAATATTATTATGCATAAGGTTATGGTACATTATAAAGAGTTTGAATTTGACTGTGATTTTGGTGGACAAAGAGCCAAGTTTAAGTTTTATATAGGTACGCCGCAAGAAGGTCATCATCCACTGCAATTTCAAGCAAAATGGTTATCTGATGAAAGAGGCGGTACTATTCCTGATGAGGTTATGAAAGCAATATCACAGCTAAATGATCTTGCAAAAAAAAATGGTGTTCCACTGCCGGATTTATGTGTATATGCTCTTGGTTCTGCTCAAGAAGCCCAAACTATCCTTCAAGAAGAAGATGAAGACAAGGATGATCACTAAGAAGATGCAGTAGAGCAGGCATAGTTAAAATAATAAGGAGATTCATAGAGATTAAAATGAAACAATATAATGATGTATTTAAAATTATTCACCGCGAAGGATATATATTTATTGCTAGTTTTGCATTAGTAAGTTTTTTATTAGCATCATTTAATGCAAAACTTGGCTGTATTGGTTTTATTGCTACTGTGTGGTGTATTTACTTCTTTCGTAATCCCGATCGATATGTTCCTATAAATGATGATTTGGTTATAAGTCCTGCAGATGGAATAATTCAAGAAATTAAGGAAGCATTGCCGCCGCCGGAATTAGGGTGCGGTGATGTAGCAATGATTAGAGTTAGTATTTTTCTAAATATTTTCAATGTCCATGTTAATAGAATTCCGGTAAATGGAAAAATTTTAGCACTTCATTATAATCCAGGGAAGTTTTTTAATGCTTCACTTGATAAAGCTAGTATTTATAATGAACGTCAATCAGTATTAATGGAAACTGATCAAGGGCAGAAAATTGTTTGTGTGCAAATAGCCGGACTCATAGCAAGGCGTATAGTGTGTGATTTAGAAGAGGGTAATGAAGTTAAAATGGGTGAGCGATATGGTATAATTCGTTTTGGTAGTAGATTAGATGTTTATTTACCGTTGAAAACAGCTTTATTAGTGAGTAAAGGGCAGACCACTATAGGCGGTGAAACTATCCTTGCTGATTTTGGACGTAAAAAGACAGCAGAATTCAAGTTTGAGAGGAAGTAGATATTTTTACGTGTCATACAAGTGTCCAGGATATAATTTCCACGTAGAACTTTTGTACTAATTAAGATTATTTTTTCTAGATTCCTGTTTTTGCAGGAATAACATAAAAGATGTAAATTTACTAAAATACATTTTGAGTATAAAATTGTTAAAAATTCGTAAGTCTATAATAACTAAGCCTGTACCTATAATAAAATTAATTCCCAACTTTGTTACATTGCTTGGCCTTGTAACTGGTATGAGCTCTATAAAATTTGCTTTGGATAGTAGATGGGAACTTGCAGTGTATTGCATTATAGTAGCAGCAATTATTGATGGTATCGACGGTAGAATAGCAAGAATGCTAAACGCAGCTAGTCCATTTGGTGCAGAGCTTGATTCATTATGCGATTTTGCTAATTTTGGTATAGCTCCTGCTTATTTAATATATTTATGGTCTTTTCAACAATATGAGTATAAGGTATTTTCATCAGCAGTAATGCTATTATTTATAGTGTGTATGGCATTGCGTTTAGCTCGCTTTAATGTTGGCATTTATCACCTGAAACAAGATAAAAAAACTGAATATTTTTTTACCGGTGTACCGGCTCCATGCGGAGCTTTACTTGCTTTAACGCCTGTAATGATAGATTTTGAAATCGGTACGTTATTAAATGTCAATACGCGTACTCACACTATAACAATTAATATATATTTGGCTATTATAGCTTTTCTACTTGCTAGTAGGCTTCCTACAATCTCAACAAAAAATTTAAGTATTAAACCTGAGTATTTATCGCTTGCAATGATTTTAGTTGCTATTGTTATTATAAATCTTATCATATATCCATGGTATTCACTGCCGTTAATTGCAGTGATATATATTCTTTCTATACCAATTTGTTATTTTTTTAAACATAGAGGGTATTGGTAAAGTTAATTATGCTGAGTGTATCACAACACGCTATCGACAAATATAAACATCATCCATTTACTAAATATGTAATTATTATAGCATTAGTAGTTTTTATTTATTTTGGATATAGAGTTTATGTTTGGGCAAATACACAATCCACGGACAATGCTTACATAAATGCAGCTATTTCAAACGTTAGTGCTGAAGTTAACGGTGTTTTAATAAAGTTGTTTATCACAAATAATACTAAAGTTAATAAAGGTGATCTGATAGGTGAAATTGATGATAGCGATTATAAAGCAAAGCTTGCGGCACTTGAAGCATCTATTGAAGCTTGCAAAAAAAATATAGAAATTATAGAGCAAAAAATCTCAATAGGGAGGATTAGCTTAGAACAAGCGGCTGAGAAATTAAAGCTTACTAAAATAAGCTTTAATATTGCGTCAACAGATTTTACTAGGATGCGGGAATTAAATAAGGCAAAATTTGCTAGCTCTAAAACATTAGATGATGCTAGAAATAATTATCAAAAAGCTAAAACAGATTATAAGCAAGCACAATTAGATTTAGATATATCTAAACAAAATGTTGTTCTTTTAGATCTTGAAAAATCTGCAGAAAAAGAAAAATTGAAAGAATTAACGGAAAATAAAAAAGTTACCTTAAGGAGCTTACAAAATACTAAACTTATTGCTATGGTATCAGGTATCTTCAGCAATAGTAGTTTAGAAATTGGAAATTATATATTACCTGGAAGAGCGTTGTTTTCTATAGTGCAAGATAATACTATGTATATTCAAGCTAATTTTAAAGAAACGCAAATTAAGAAATTTAAGTCCGGTATGAAAGTAAAAATTGAGTTTGATGCTTTGCCTAAAAAAGTAATTTACGGTAAGATTCGTAATATTGCTCCTGCTACCGGTTCTAAATTTAGTTTAATCCCACCCGATAATGCTACTGGTAATTTTACTAAGATAGTACAACGTGTACCTGTTCTAATAGATTTTGAGTCCCCAAGTGCCAGTCTAGTTCCCGGCATGTCAGCAACAGTATCAATTAGAACTGATCAAAAGATATAAAAATTATGGTTATATTATTAGCAGTGATAGTGCATTTGCTTCTATACAGTCATGTATTAAGAATTTATCTATAGGTCCATTATTTTGATGTATATATTATTAATCTGTAAGAGTAGTTTGGTATGTACAAAAATAATGTAAATATAAATGTGAGTAAAGTGATATTATAGGTATAACAAAAAGAAAGCTTTCAAAGTTCTATATTTATTATTCCTCCTACAGAATTATTACAGCTCTATCATACAATATAACCTGTAAGTACGAATACCTTAAAATTATAGGTTCAAGAATAAGATATAATCATAACATTTTCAATTTTATGTGTATGTGGGCTAAGTAATAGATTTACTTCATGTTATTAGATTCAATAGGTGATAATTAGGTATTATCAACTAGAGTAGCAGGAGATCATATTTTCGCTAGGGAATAATTGGTGTTCTTGAAAGTTATAAAAGTTCTAATAGATATTGATAAGGTAAAAATGCAGCAGGCTTCACATCATGTACAGGGTACATATCCTCCAAAACTTTTTATGTACTTAAAAATATTAACTTGTAATTATTTACCTGTTAATTCTGCTAATTCTTTTTTTAGTTTTATTACTAAAGTTTGTAATTTTTCAAATTCTTCGCGAGTGACGTAGTTACCTTTAAGTATTTTATCCTCAATTATGCCATAACTTTTATCCGCTATATTATTTAAAGCTTTTTGTGCTACGCTGCTGGCTCCTACCGCAACTTTTATAATATCATTTGTTTTCATCATAGTACCTCTATAGATAACGCATGTAGACCGTTATTAAATTCATCGGCAAGTAAGTTATTAATAGTGCGATGATTGGCAATTAGACTTTTTCCCTGTAAAATTTTTGCAGAAATTCTTATTTTTATATGGCTTTGGATTCCATCATAGTGACTCGTATGTTTATAGCTTTCATCTATTATTTCTTGAAAATCTGGTTTTAACACACTTAATTTTTTTTGTATCCTTTCTATGCGATTCATATTTTTATTTCATTTACAGTAAAAATGTCCTAATATTCTTAAGTATATAATTTTATGATAAAAATTGCAATGTCGGAATTAATAACGGAGTATGAAGATTTACAAGATGAGATAGATCAATTGGAAAAAGGCGTATGTTTTGCTTGTAGATTAGTTAATTATGATGAAATAGAATTTATAGAGCAAGATAAACACTTTATAATTAAAGATTTAGATCAAATCATTGAAAATGTAAGTGCAGAGCTTAATGTTTTCCCAAAGTTTAAGAAAATAAAGAAAGATAGAATATTTTTTATCCTAAATACTACTGATTCTGACTTAATTAAAAATTTTGCTAGAAAATTATATTTATTTTCGCAGCTTTATATTAATAAACAGAAGCCGGCAATTTATATGAATTGTTACATTGCTAGTATTCAATTTCCAACAGTAAGTAATAATGCTAAAGAAATTGAAAAAATATTAAATATGTTACTTTCACAAAATAATAATTATTATTACCGCGAATATAGCAGCACATCACATGATTTGGGAAATATAAGAAAATCTAACCTTCAGCTTAACTTACTACGACAAGCTTTAGCAAACAAGACTATGCGATTTGCTTATCAACCTATAATAGATCGCAGTACTATGGAAATTCATTATTATGAATGTCTACTGCGTATACCTGATGAGAACGGTATTTATATTTCTGTAGGTCCTATAATTCCTATTGCTGAAAATAAAGGATTAATTTTTATAATTGATCAAATTGTTTTAGAAATGACTGTTAATGAACTTGCCAAAAACCAAAATTTAATGTTAGCCGTTAATATTTCAAATATAGGAACAGGAGATGAAGCTTTATGGGACATAGCAGAAAATTTATTAAAAGCTTATAATGTGCGAGATCGTTTAATTATTGAAATTACGGAAACTTCTTTCAATGAGAATTATGATAAAATAAATGTGTTTATTAATAAGCTACGTAAATACGGATGTAAATTTGCATTAGATGACTTTGGTTCAGGTTTTACCTCTTTTAAACAACTCCAAAGCTTATCTATTGATATTATCAAAATTGACAGTAAATATGTACGTAGTATTACAAGTGACGTACAAAGTAGGTATTTTGTAGAAAGATTAATTAAAATTTCAGAAGATTTAGGTATTAAAACGGTAGCTGAATTTGTAGAGAACGGAGCAATAGCTCAATGTTTAATTGATCTAAAAGTTGGTGGGTTACAAGGGAGTTTCTATTCCGAAGCAAAGTTTGATAGAGTGGATATTATTCCTGCAGAGTCAGGAATATAGTCTCAGTGTTAGGGAAAACATAGTTTTGACAAAGTAATCTCGTGCCAAAGTCTTGAGATTGCTACACTCTCTTCATTAGCTCGCCATGACATGAATTATAAGCCTTGACAACATATATAAAAACCTATATGCAGAACTCAACTTTCAATGATTAAAATTATATGCTGTTACTTGAATTAAAAAAAACTAATCAAACCTTAGAAACTATACATTTTATAGGTATTGGCGGCGTTGGAATGAGCGGTATTGCCGAGATATTACATAATCTAGGTTATAAAGTACAAGGTTCTGATTTAGTAGAAAATTATAATACTAAAAGGCTTGAGTCATACGGCATTAAAATATTTTTAGGACATGTTCCGCAAAATATTACCAATGTTTCGTATGTCGTTATTTCATCGGCAATTAATCCAAATAATCCTGAAATAAAAGAAGCATTAGAACGTAAAATTCCAATTATTAGACGTGCGGAAATGTTGGCTGAACTTATGAGATTAAAATGTTCCGTAGCAGTTTCAGGATCACACGGTAAAACCACTACTACTTCTCTAGTTGCTTGTTTATTTGAGGCAGCTGGCTTATGTCCTACCGTTATTAACGGTGGGATTATAAATAATAGATCTACTAATGCATATCTTGGTTCAAGTAATTATTTAATTGCGGAGGCCGATGAGTCCGATGCGACATTTATTCATATCCCCTCAACTATTGCGATAATAACTAATATTAATCCCGAACATTTAGATTATTATAAAGATTTTGAAACATTAATTAGTGCTTTTAGAAGTTTTATTATCAATTTGCCATTTTATGGTTTTGCAGTTTGTTGTATTGATCATAAAGTAGTTCGTAAATTAGTAGATGATATTACTGAAAGAAAGATTGTGACTTACGGAATTGATTCAGCTGATGCTCATATTGTAGCATTTAATATTAACACTGATATTGCTTCCTCTACTTTTGATGTAAAAATTAGTTTACCGCATGTACTAGGTACAACGATTATTGAAAAAATTACTATTCCAACATCTGGAAGACATAATATTTTAAATAGTCTTGCTGCAATCGCCGTTGGGATAGAATTAGATTTTGGTATTAAAGCTATTAAAAACGGCTTTAATAATTTTAAAGGAGTGAGGAGGAGATTTACTAAAGTAGCTGAATATAATAGGGCTTCAATTATCGATGATTACGCTCATCACCCTGAGGAAATTAAAGCAACGCTTGCTACGGCTAAAAATATAGCAAATAAACAAAACGGTAAAGTTATTGCTATTTTTCAGCCTCATAGATATTCAAGAATGCAGTATTTATTTGATGATTTTACGCTTTGCTTCGCTGATGCTGATATACTCTATATTACCGATATATATGCTGCAGGTGAAAAACCTATAGAAGGAATAACAGGACAAAGTTTGGTTGATAAGATTACTAAGAATAAGCATCACGATCACGCAAATTTTCTAGCTGAACTAGATGATGCGGTTGGAGTTATTATAGATCATGCAGCTTCCGGTGATATGATAATTATGATGGGAGCAGGTAATATTTCAAGTTTTGCAAATGAATTATCAAAAAAATTCGGTAATTTGTGATGACTTTACCGATAGTAAAAGGCGAGTATAAAAAGGATTATAATTTAACACATCTGACATGGTTTAAAGTAGGCGGTAATGCTGAAATTTTCTTTAAACCTTTTGATAGTGAAGATTTAGCAAGTTTCTTGATACAAAATAAGCAAAAATTACCTATAACTATTTTCGGTGCAGGCTCAAACATTATTATACGAGACGGCGGTATAGAAGGAGTGACAATAAAGCTTGGTCAGAATTTTAGTAATATTGATTTTATAGATGATAATCATTTATTAGTGGGCAGCAGCTGTCTTAATTATAATTTAGCAAAATTCTGTCAATCACATGCTATTTCCGGTTTTGAATTTTTAGTAGGTATTCCTGGTACTATCGGTGGTGGTACTGCTATGAATGCTGGTGCTTACGGTTCTGAATTTAAAGATATCATAGTTAGAATTGAAGCAATCGATTTTGCAGGAAACTTTTTAACATTTACCAACGAAGAAATCGGTTTTAAATATCGCAGTAATAATTTACCAAAGGATTTAATTATTCTTAAAGCTGTTTTTAAAGTAAATAAAGGCGACAGTGAAAGTATATTATTACGGATGAATGAAATAAATGCTACAAGATCACGGACGCAACCTATTAAGGAACGTACAGGTGGTAGTACTTTTACAAATCCTGAGGGCCTTAAATCATGGCAGCTTATTGACAAAGCAGGACTTAGGGGCTATAGAATAGGCGGTGCTTCAGTATCAGAACTTCATTGTAATTTTATGATAAATAATGGTGATGCTACTGCTAAGGATTTAGAAGATTTAGGGGATTTTGTCAGGCAAACCGTATTTGAGAATAGTGGTATTGAATTAAAATGGGAAATAAAACGAATCGGCAAATATGTTTAGAATGTTTTATTCATGTATTATATCATTCCCATTTCCGCGGGAACGCGGTAATGATATAAGAGCCATGCTGGTCATGCTGAGCAGCCACAGTGTAATATAGGGAAAATATGTATAAATCAAACACATTGGGTGGAATATTCTGAAGTTAAAATGTTGAGTAATATAGTCAATTTAGTTGGACTTGAATACAAGGAGCAAGGAGTGAAACATATCCCTAATAGGAGAGGGATAAGCGATGAATTACGCGAGTCCAAATCAATTGAATATAGCGATAAAAAGCATATAGCGTTAGTAGCAGGTGGTATGTCTACTGAGCGTGAAGTATCTTTAGTGTCAAGTACAGGAGTGAGTAAAGCCTTAATTGCATTAGGATATAAAGTAACCTTTATTGATATGGGAGCAGATATTGCAGTTAAATTACAAGCAATCAAGCCTGATATCGTTTTTAATTGCCTACACGGTAAGTATGGTGAAGATGGTTGTTTGCCAGGATTACTTAATATAATGCGGATTCCTTATACTCATAGCGGGGTGTTATCTTCAGCATTAGCATTTGATAAAGTATATTCTAGGAGCTGGTTTTTAACGAATAATATTAATATGGCAGAAAGTATTGTCATAAATAAAAGCGATAATATAAAGATTGACCCTATGAAACGACCATATGTAATTAAGCCTATGATGCAAGGATCAAGTATCGGCGTTGAAGTAATATTTGAAGAAGATGATTTTAAATGGGTTGATTATGATTTTCCTTACGGTGATCGGGTAATAATAGAGCAATATATAAAAGGGCGAGAGTTGCAAGTAGCAGTATTAAATGGCAAAGCTCTAGGAGTTTTAGAGATTAAATTACTGAAAAATCGTTTTTATGATTATGAGTCTAAATACACTGAAGGATTTACTGAGCATTTGTGTCCTGCTCCACTGCTTGCTAATTTATATGACGAATTACTTATAGAATCAGAAAAAATTTATAAAACAATGAATTGCAAAGGTCCTGCTAGAGTAGAATTTATTTTAGAAGATCAAACAAACAAATTATATGTTTTGGAGATAAATACTCACCCAGGTATGACTCCTTTATCAATAGTGCCAGAAATTGCAGCTTATGCAGGGATAAATTTTACTCACTTAATTGAAGAAATTATAAAGACGGCAAGCTGTGAATCATGAGAAAAAAAATAAACTCAAATAAACAAAAACAGAAAAAAAAAACTAATAATATCTCATTACGCCGAAAATTAGGACTAATTTACAAAAAAGCAATATTAGGGTTTAAGGTTGCTTTAATAATTTTTGTATGTTTATTTACTTTTACAAAATATTTTGCTGGCGTAAAAACCTCCTTAACAACAAATATACATAAAATGACAACAAAACTCGGTTTTAAACTTGAGAATGTTATAATTGAAGGACAGCAAAATGTCGATGAACCTACAATATTAAAGGTTTTAAACGCAAGTAATGGTAGCCCTATTTTTGCTCTTAAGTTAGACGAAATTAGAAATAATTTAAAAAAAAATAAATGGATTAAGGAAGTATATGTCACTCGCAGGTTACCAAATACAGTATATATAAAGTTATTTGAAAGAGAAGCTATTGCTATTTGGCAGATCAATAATCAACTTTTTTTGGTTGATGAAGAAGGTTACAAAATTAGTAAAAATATTCAGCCTTTTCCTCATTTATTACATGTTGTAGGAGAAGGAGCAAATATCTGTGCAGGTAAATTAGTAAGTGAGCTACAGAAATATCCAGCATTAATTAATAAAACTTTAGCTGCTGTAAGGCTTGGAGATAGAAGGTGGGATTTAAATCTTAAAGGTAATATGAGTATTAAGTTACCTGAAAAAGAGTTTGAAGAAGCGTTAAAATATATTGATGCACTCAATAAAGCTAACAAGTTATTTAACCAAAATTATAAGGTTTTAGATTTAAGAGATAGAAATAAGTATTATATAGAGAAGTACTAATAGTGTATGTCATGCCCGTATAAGGATGTTGTTGTATGACAATAATTTACATAAAAAAATGAAAGAGAAAATATTAAATTTTGTTACACTTGATTTCGGTAGTAGTAAGATTGCTGTAATTGCTGCCTATATTAGTAAAAAAGGTGAGATTAAAGTAGCGAGTCAAAATTTGCATCATTCTAAAGGTATAAAATCAGGAGTTATATCAGATTTAAAAAATGCTGAAACTAGTATTGTGTCGGCAATTTATGCACTTGAAAAAGATTGCGGTAAAAATATAAAAAAAATTATATTATCGTTATCAGGTGCTGATACCAAATCTTATTATATAAATTATACAATTAAAATTAACGGGCAAACTGTAACGCAGCAAGATTTTAAAAAATTATTACAAAAAGCATTGCTTGAATTTAAAGTTAAAAACCAAGAAATTATTCATTATTTTCCTCTTGAGTTTACTCTTGATAATAATTCCGTTGAAAACCCTATAGGTATGTATGGTAGAGAACTTAGTTGTGCATTACATATTATTGCAGCTAGTTCAAATATGTTATCAAATATTGTACAATGCTTCGCTAAATGTCATGTTGAAGTCACAAACATTACTCTTGCAATTTATGCTTCTGCTATTAGTTGTCTTACAAATGATGAAAAAAATCTAGGTTCGCTTATAATCGATATGGGAGATAAAACTACTTCTTTCGGTATTTTTTTTGCAGGTAAATTAATATATACGGGGTATATAAATGTGGGTAGTTTTCATATTAGCTCGGATATTGCTAAAGTTTTTGGTATTGATCTTGTTACGGCAGAGAAATTAAAAATTTTATACGGTAACGCAACTATACCTTTATTTGAAAAAGATGGTATTATAAATATGGATGATTTGCAAGTTGATACTCATTATAATTTAAATACGTCTGTAACAATTTATAAGTTGGCTGATGTAATAAGCGCAAGAGCTGAAGAAATATTATCAATGGTAAAAGCCGAATATGATAAAGCAACAAAAGGACAAGTTGAAGTTTTTAGAGTTGTAATTACCGGTGGTGGGTCTCAGCTTAGAGGACTTAAAGAGCTTTCAAATAGAGTTTTTGAAAAACAGAGTAGAATCGGTAAACCAGAGATTCTTGCTGGTTTCGTAGAAGATTATAATCCTGCTATATATTCGGCAACTATAGGTATGCTAAAGATTCATGCATTAAAACAGCAACAAGAATTTGCTCATATTAGACTTGATGAAAATAGCAGCTTCTTTAAAAAAGCCTTTGATTGGTTTAAGGAGAATGTTTGAAGAGATAAGATTTTAAAAACCTTATCTCTATATAAATATTACTCGGCAACTGGAATAAAATCTCCTATTATGCTTATATATTACTTTCTAACTGGTTTGTTATATTAAATTTAGGTTTAAGTAATAGGATATTGCGCTAATTGTTTAATGACTTCTTGATTAACTTTATTATTAAGTATTTTTTTCGATATTGCTGTTAAATTAGCTATATTTTTAAATAATAAGCAGCAGTAATTAACACTTGGGCTTTTTATTTAGTAATAACTCTGTAAAAGATTGCTCGTCTATGCTATTATATAGAGTTGCATAAAAGCCATTCTGGGATAGAACCAAATTTATTACATACTAAATCAATAATTTCTTGGTTTTCGTAGTGCTAGCAATTTTGAGTATGTTGTAATGAATACCGGTTTTCTATGACTATCCAGATTTCCAGTGTTAATAGCTATAAATGTA
The sequence above is a segment of the Rickettsia sp. Oklahoma-10 genome. Coding sequences within it:
- a CDS encoding D-alanine--D-alanine ligase, which translates into the protein MLSNIVNLVGLEYKEQGVKHIPNRRGISDELRESKSIEYSDKKHIALVAGGMSTEREVSLVSSTGVSKALIALGYKVTFIDMGADIAVKLQAIKPDIVFNCLHGKYGEDGCLPGLLNIMRIPYTHSGVLSSALAFDKVYSRSWFLTNNINMAESIVINKSDNIKIDPMKRPYVIKPMMQGSSIGVEVIFEEDDFKWVDYDFPYGDRVIIEQYIKGRELQVAVLNGKALGVLEIKLLKNRFYDYESKYTEGFTEHLCPAPLLANLYDELLIESEKIYKTMNCKGPARVEFILEDQTNKLYVLEINTHPGMTPLSIVPEIAAYAGINFTHLIEEIIKTASCES
- a CDS encoding cell division protein FtsQ/DivIB, with translation MRKKINSNKQKQKKKTNNISLRRKLGLIYKKAILGFKVALIIFVCLFTFTKYFAGVKTSLTTNIHKMTTKLGFKLENVIIEGQQNVDEPTILKVLNASNGSPIFALKLDEIRNNLKKNKWIKEVYVTRRLPNTVYIKLFEREAIAIWQINNQLFLVDEEGYKISKNIQPFPHLLHVVGEGANICAGKLVSELQKYPALINKTLAAVRLGDRRWDLNLKGNMSIKLPEKEFEEALKYIDALNKANKLFNQNYKVLDLRDRNKYYIEKY
- the ftsA gene encoding cell division protein FtsA — protein: MKEKILNFVTLDFGSSKIAVIAAYISKKGEIKVASQNLHHSKGIKSGVISDLKNAETSIVSAIYALEKDCGKNIKKIILSLSGADTKSYYINYTIKINGQTVTQQDFKKLLQKALLEFKVKNQEIIHYFPLEFTLDNNSVENPIGMYGRELSCALHIIAASSNMLSNIVQCFAKCHVEVTNITLAIYASAISCLTNDEKNLGSLIIDMGDKTTSFGIFFAGKLIYTGYINVGSFHISSDIAKVFGIDLVTAEKLKILYGNATIPLFEKDGIINMDDLQVDTHYNLNTSVTIYKLADVISARAEEILSMVKAEYDKATKGQVEVFRVVITGGGSQLRGLKELSNRVFEKQSRIGKPEILAGFVEDYNPAIYSATIGMLKIHALKQQQEFAHIRLDENSSFFKKAFDWFKENV
- the murB gene encoding UDP-N-acetylmuramate dehydrogenase — protein: MMTLPIVKGEYKKDYNLTHLTWFKVGGNAEIFFKPFDSEDLASFLIQNKQKLPITIFGAGSNIIIRDGGIEGVTIKLGQNFSNIDFIDDNHLLVGSSCLNYNLAKFCQSHAISGFEFLVGIPGTIGGGTAMNAGAYGSEFKDIIVRIEAIDFAGNFLTFTNEEIGFKYRSNNLPKDLIILKAVFKVNKGDSESILLRMNEINATRSRTQPIKERTGGSTFTNPEGLKSWQLIDKAGLRGYRIGGASVSELHCNFMINNGDATAKDLEDLGDFVRQTVFENSGIELKWEIKRIGKYV